From a region of the Paenibacillus sp. FSL R10-2734 genome:
- a CDS encoding glycosidase produces MTSLFQERKQQLTERYETLVTRKNNKLPYSNGIYERYANPLLTAEHAPLVWRYDFNPDTNPYFAERIGVNGVFNPGAIELNGKFYLVARVEGNDRKSFFAVAESDNGVDGFRFWDHPVVLPETEVPDINVYDMRLVSHEDGWIYGLFCTERKDPDAPHGDLSSAVAQCGIVRTKDLKSWERLADLKTGSAQQRNVVLHPEFVDGKYAFYTRPQDGFIDAGSGGGIGWGLSDTIENAVITSETIMDERHYHTIKEVKNGQGPAPIKTSKGWLHIAHGVRNTAAGLRYVLYAFLSDLEEPNKVTHSPGGHFIAPDGEERVGDVSNVVFCNGVIARDNGEIYIYYASSDTRIHVATTTVDQMLDYVLNTPEDPLRSYACVQQRIALIDRNLAL; encoded by the coding sequence ATGACATCATTATTTCAAGAACGCAAACAACAACTAACAGAACGATATGAGACTTTGGTTACTCGTAAAAATAATAAACTTCCATACAGTAACGGTATTTATGAGCGCTATGCTAATCCACTGCTTACCGCAGAGCACGCGCCTCTAGTCTGGCGTTACGATTTTAACCCTGACACCAACCCATACTTTGCTGAAAGAATCGGTGTTAACGGTGTATTCAACCCAGGTGCCATTGAGCTGAACGGCAAATTCTATCTCGTTGCACGTGTTGAAGGTAACGACCGCAAATCTTTCTTCGCAGTGGCTGAAAGCGACAATGGTGTGGACGGCTTCCGCTTCTGGGATCATCCAGTCGTGCTGCCTGAGACAGAAGTGCCTGATATTAATGTCTACGATATGCGCCTTGTAAGCCATGAAGATGGCTGGATCTATGGTCTCTTTTGTACAGAACGCAAGGATCCAGATGCTCCTCACGGTGACCTTTCTAGCGCAGTAGCACAATGTGGTATTGTTCGTACAAAGGATCTGAAGTCTTGGGAACGTCTGGCCGATCTCAAAACTGGTTCAGCTCAGCAGCGTAATGTCGTGCTCCACCCTGAATTTGTAGACGGAAAGTATGCTTTCTACACTCGTCCACAGGATGGCTTTATTGATGCAGGCTCCGGTGGCGGGATTGGTTGGGGACTTTCGGATACAATTGAGAATGCTGTGATTACTAGTGAGACAATCATGGATGAACGCCACTACCACACCATCAAGGAAGTAAAGAATGGTCAAGGTCCAGCTCCAATCAAAACCTCAAAAGGCTGGCTGCATATTGCTCATGGCGTACGGAACACAGCTGCAGGACTCAGATACGTTCTCTATGCTTTCTTATCAGATCTTGAAGAGCCAAACAAAGTCACGCATTCACCAGGTGGTCATTTCATCGCACCCGACGGTGAAGAACGTGTCGGCGATGTTTCAAACGTCGTGTTCTGTAATGGTGTGATTGCACGCGATAACGGTGAGATCTATATTTACTACGCTTCCTCGGATACTCGTATCCATGTAGCTACAACTACCGTTGACCAAATGCTAGATTATGTTCTGAACACACCAGAAGATCCCCTTCGCTCTTATGCTTGTGTGCAGCAACGTATCGCCCTCATTGATCGTAATTTAGCGCTTTAG
- a CDS encoding extracellular solute-binding protein, whose amino-acid sequence MKKGKTIVSLMALTLVAGLFSGCSSNNNTNNEASKNTGNGGTTEATATPADDTAAKDIKGNITVITQRTDIVDTVFKEYAAKFNEKYPDVKVSFEALATYEDQIKIRMSTSDYGDVLLLPTSIAIKDIPDFFEPLGKLEDLSKQYTGVEERAVNGMAYGIPMTINFNGVIYNKQVFKDAGITEVPRTPEQFSTALQSIKDKTKAVPLYTNYAAGWTLTQWEADLATVAGNRDYVNIGQVASDDNYVPGQPHYELYKVLYDAAQKGLIEEDPTTSDWESSKADLANGKIGTMVLGSWAIGQIKGLAANPDDVGFMPFPTNAEKVLVPLAGDYNLGVSIHSKNKEAARAWVDWFINESGYPTTEGGGMSPVIGAELPEILKQYEGTEVTFDTLAAAKAGEEGWSDEIDKQAEIGAWQPDFKKRIIEAAIGNRKESYDDIMKDLNDKWKAARAKVTAQ is encoded by the coding sequence ATGAAAAAAGGCAAAACAATAGTGAGCTTAATGGCATTGACACTTGTTGCAGGATTGTTTAGCGGTTGTTCCTCAAACAACAACACCAACAATGAGGCTAGCAAAAACACAGGAAATGGCGGTACCACAGAGGCGACTGCAACTCCGGCTGATGATACAGCAGCCAAAGATATTAAAGGGAATATTACTGTTATTACCCAAAGAACGGATATTGTTGATACCGTATTCAAAGAGTATGCAGCTAAGTTCAATGAGAAATATCCCGATGTGAAAGTAAGCTTTGAAGCGCTTGCTACTTACGAAGATCAAATTAAAATTCGGATGAGCACTAGTGACTACGGCGACGTTCTCTTGTTGCCTACAAGCATAGCTATTAAAGATATTCCTGATTTCTTCGAACCGCTCGGTAAGCTCGAAGATTTGAGCAAGCAGTACACAGGTGTGGAAGAACGTGCAGTAAACGGAATGGCTTACGGTATTCCAATGACTATCAACTTTAACGGTGTAATTTATAATAAACAGGTCTTCAAAGACGCTGGAATTACTGAGGTGCCAAGAACCCCTGAACAATTCTCGACTGCTCTGCAATCCATTAAAGATAAAACAAAAGCAGTTCCTTTGTACACAAACTATGCAGCTGGCTGGACATTGACTCAATGGGAAGCGGATCTGGCTACAGTTGCCGGCAACCGTGACTATGTCAACATTGGACAAGTTGCAAGTGACGATAACTATGTTCCAGGACAACCACATTACGAATTGTACAAAGTTCTGTATGATGCTGCTCAAAAAGGTTTGATCGAAGAGGATCCAACGACTTCAGATTGGGAATCTTCCAAAGCTGATCTTGCGAATGGAAAAATCGGTACTATGGTTCTTGGATCTTGGGCGATTGGTCAAATTAAAGGTCTAGCCGCTAATCCTGATGACGTTGGATTTATGCCATTCCCAACCAATGCAGAGAAAGTACTTGTACCTCTTGCTGGTGACTACAATCTGGGTGTTAGCATTCACAGTAAGAACAAAGAAGCTGCAAGAGCATGGGTGGATTGGTTCATCAATGAATCTGGCTATCCTACTACCGAGGGTGGCGGTATGAGCCCGGTTATCGGTGCGGAGCTTCCAGAAATTCTGAAACAATATGAAGGCACTGAAGTAACATTTGATACACTTGCAGCTGCTAAAGCTGGCGAAGAAGGCTGGTCTGATGAAATTGACAAACAAGCTGAAATTGGTGCTTGGCAGCCAGACTTCAAGAAACGCATTATTGAAGCGGCGATCGGTAACAGAAAAGAATCCTATGACGATATCATGAAGGATCTAAACGATAAGTGGAAAGCTGCCCGCGCTAAAGTCACAGCACAGTAA
- a CDS encoding AGE family epimerase/isomerase, protein MINSPELWLTQLEDELHGNILSFWMKQTKDEVNGGFVGEIDNQLNTRPEAEKSLVLNARILWSFASAYRLYGKSEYLAMAERAYTYLMDHFIDKEHGGLYWMVDAKGNPSQEKKQIYGQSFAIYALAEFYHATERPEALDEAIKLFQLVEKYGYDPIYKGYIEALSQEWQITDNLSLSSKDMNEKKSMNTHLHVLEAYTGLYRVWKSEELESKLAELIETMLDHIIDKEGKHFHLFLDEAWNVKSDIISYGHDIEGSWLLVEAAETLGHEELLHRVRAVAISMAEAVLAEGIDTDGGIWNEAGPNGLLSKEKDWWPQAEAVVGFYNAYQLTGDSKFNEAAQASWTFIDKYMVDHKLGEWYWSVDENYQPLAHAPKVSAWKCPYHNSRACFEMIERLKSSIKETG, encoded by the coding sequence ATGATTAATTCACCAGAATTATGGCTGACTCAGCTTGAGGATGAGCTACACGGTAACATTCTCAGTTTTTGGATGAAACAGACGAAGGACGAAGTAAACGGTGGCTTTGTTGGTGAAATCGACAATCAGCTGAACACTCGTCCTGAGGCGGAGAAAAGCCTTGTGCTTAATGCCCGCATTCTCTGGTCGTTTGCGAGCGCCTACCGCCTCTACGGTAAGTCAGAGTATTTAGCTATGGCTGAACGTGCCTATACCTACCTTATGGATCATTTCATCGATAAGGAACACGGCGGATTATACTGGATGGTTGATGCTAAGGGCAATCCTTCTCAGGAAAAAAAACAGATCTATGGGCAATCTTTTGCAATCTACGCACTGGCCGAATTCTATCATGCAACTGAACGCCCAGAGGCATTGGATGAAGCGATAAAATTATTCCAGCTTGTTGAGAAATATGGCTATGATCCTATTTATAAAGGTTATATCGAAGCTTTATCTCAGGAATGGCAAATCACAGATAATCTCAGCCTTAGCAGTAAAGATATGAACGAGAAAAAATCTATGAACACTCATCTACATGTGTTGGAAGCGTATACGGGACTGTATCGAGTATGGAAGTCAGAAGAGCTGGAAAGTAAGCTGGCTGAGCTAATCGAAACGATGCTGGATCATATCATTGATAAGGAAGGCAAGCATTTTCATCTTTTCTTAGATGAAGCATGGAATGTGAAATCAGATATTATCTCCTACGGACATGATATCGAAGGCAGCTGGCTGTTAGTGGAAGCCGCAGAAACACTTGGACATGAAGAACTACTCCATCGTGTACGTGCAGTAGCTATCTCCATGGCAGAGGCTGTCCTTGCGGAAGGCATAGATACCGACGGTGGAATTTGGAATGAAGCTGGCCCGAACGGCTTGCTGAGCAAAGAAAAAGATTGGTGGCCGCAAGCTGAGGCGGTTGTTGGATTCTATAATGCTTATCAGCTGACCGGTGACAGTAAATTTAATGAGGCCGCTCAAGCGTCCTGGACTTTTATTGATAAATATATGGTGGATCATAAGTTAGGCGAGTGGTACTGGAGTGTAGATGAGAATTATCAGCCTTTAGCTCATGCTCCAAAGGTTAGCGCCTGGAAGTGTCCTTATCATAATAGTAGAGCCTGTTTTGAAATGATCGAACGACTGAAATCATCTATAAAGGAGACTGGATAA
- a CDS encoding 1,4-beta-xylanase — MRFNNEYIAGVTWGFSGMRGSWKTEEAEQSMELMSSVTGAKWTAIALSALQATPHSTEIPYWEEPTVSDEEVKWAIDKAKSLQLKVCLKPIVNCADGTWRAHINFFDKDVPCEPKWSDWFSSYTTFILHYAAIAEETGCEMFCIGCELVQTDRREAEWRTLIAEVRKVYSGILTYNCDKYQEDNVTWWDALDVISSSGYYPDSDWEAQLDRIERVVKSQNKPFFFMEAGCPSRSGSAAIPNDWTLQGEPDQEEQSKFYRAMFQSCENRDWVQGFMLWDWPTHLYSIQEAAQNDDYCMYGKQAAGIINEYFTLKSKSNKRSD; from the coding sequence ATGCGATTTAACAACGAATACATTGCAGGTGTAACCTGGGGTTTCTCGGGTATGCGTGGTTCATGGAAAACGGAAGAAGCTGAACAATCAATGGAATTAATGTCTTCAGTCACCGGAGCGAAATGGACGGCCATTGCTCTTAGTGCGCTTCAAGCTACCCCTCATTCTACGGAAATTCCCTATTGGGAAGAACCTACTGTTAGCGATGAAGAAGTTAAATGGGCTATCGACAAAGCCAAGTCACTACAGCTAAAAGTATGCTTAAAGCCAATAGTAAATTGTGCTGACGGGACTTGGCGCGCACATATTAACTTTTTTGACAAGGATGTTCCCTGCGAGCCTAAATGGTCTGATTGGTTCAGCTCTTACACTACATTCATTCTGCATTATGCGGCTATCGCCGAAGAGACGGGCTGCGAAATGTTCTGTATCGGCTGTGAGCTTGTACAAACGGATAGACGTGAAGCCGAATGGCGTACGCTTATTGCCGAGGTCCGGAAGGTTTACTCAGGTATTCTTACTTATAATTGCGATAAGTATCAGGAAGATAACGTAACCTGGTGGGATGCGCTCGATGTTATATCTTCAAGCGGATATTATCCGGATAGCGACTGGGAAGCTCAGCTTGACCGGATTGAGCGTGTGGTGAAGTCACAGAATAAGCCGTTCTTTTTCATGGAAGCGGGATGCCCAAGCCGGAGTGGCAGTGCAGCAATTCCTAATGATTGGACCTTACAAGGAGAACCAGATCAAGAGGAACAAAGCAAATTCTATCGCGCAATGTTTCAGAGCTGTGAGAACAGAGATTGGGTTCAGGGCTTTATGCTCTGGGATTGGCCTACGCATCTTTATTCTATTCAAGAGGCAGCACAGAATGATGATTATTGTATGTATGGCAAGCAAGCCGCTGGGATCATCAACGAATATTTCACCCTGAAATCAAAAAGTAATAAGAGGAGTGACTAA
- a CDS encoding response regulator: MINVMIADDEEVIRRGLEKITSRMELDVHVIGSYGNGLEAWEHFEKLSRDDIDLLITDIKMPRMDGFKLIELVRGHMEDIPIAVLSGFSEFEYARQAIRHGVMDYLLKPIDKTQLFELLKRVEDGKKKNAIEQEEMFSQAVEGGEHYVVEQTKSILEREYDQNFELERLAEKVGMNASYLSRLFKVKTGQTITDYLIRIRISKAKELLMEHPDLKNYEISEKVGYSDPVYFNKLFKKICGMTPKDYKSGCKFSKIEREF; encoded by the coding sequence ATGATAAATGTTATGATTGCGGACGACGAGGAAGTCATTCGCAGGGGGCTCGAAAAAATTACATCCAGAATGGAGCTAGACGTACATGTAATTGGGTCCTACGGAAACGGGCTGGAAGCCTGGGAGCATTTTGAAAAGTTATCCCGAGATGACATTGATTTGCTTATTACAGATATCAAAATGCCTAGAATGGATGGTTTTAAGCTGATTGAACTAGTTAGGGGACATATGGAGGATATACCTATTGCAGTCCTTAGCGGTTTTAGTGAATTTGAATATGCTCGCCAAGCGATCCGTCATGGGGTGATGGATTATTTGCTTAAACCTATTGATAAAACTCAGCTATTTGAGCTGCTTAAAAGAGTAGAGGATGGAAAGAAAAAGAACGCGATAGAGCAGGAGGAAATGTTCTCACAAGCTGTAGAGGGTGGAGAACATTACGTCGTTGAGCAGACTAAAAGCATACTGGAGAGGGAGTATGATCAGAACTTCGAGCTTGAGCGCCTAGCGGAGAAAGTGGGCATGAACGCGAGCTATCTCAGCCGTTTGTTTAAAGTGAAGACGGGACAGACGATTACGGATTATCTGATTAGAATTCGTATTTCTAAAGCAAAGGAACTGCTGATGGAGCATCCTGACTTGAAAAATTATGAGATTTCCGAGAAGGTAGGCTATAGCGATCCTGTCTATTTTAATAAATTGTTCAAGAAAATATGTGGTATGACACCTAAAGATTATAAAAGCGGCTGTAAATTCTCGAAAATTGAACGTGAGTTTTAG
- a CDS encoding LacI family DNA-binding transcriptional regulator: protein MAKKVTMQKIADHLGVSKFVVSKSLSGKAGVNETTRERVIQAASQLGYFTQKNAFVQGIKRTPSVVGSDRNKQSVLVLMPNIRSQTQDSLYWGKIVDGIAIALDQEGLGMVIISENRADNFVNILNPSGILGLVGVGEISTSLLLEVHRIGLPMVLIDHEDPLIPSDTVFANNVDSMARLTNHLMGTGHTQMHFIGNIRFSRSFRDRWIGFRSALEESGIRLPLEDDSNLFLEGVEEEVFQEDFKNWVVKRKKAKTLPTALVCANDETALSVSDILKGEGLNIPGDISVTGFDNIEDASRGVPPLTTVHVPKEAMGRAAVERLLSRINHPSAPLEKILIAADIVHRDSVDVPRN, encoded by the coding sequence ATGGCTAAAAAGGTCACCATGCAAAAAATAGCGGATCATCTCGGCGTATCTAAATTTGTTGTTTCCAAGTCACTTTCGGGTAAAGCTGGTGTAAATGAGACGACAAGAGAGCGAGTTATTCAAGCAGCTTCACAACTTGGCTATTTTACTCAAAAGAATGCTTTCGTACAAGGGATCAAGCGTACTCCTTCGGTAGTCGGGAGTGATCGGAATAAGCAATCTGTGCTTGTGTTAATGCCAAATATCCGCTCACAGACTCAGGATTCCTTGTATTGGGGGAAGATTGTGGACGGTATTGCCATTGCGCTCGATCAAGAAGGACTCGGGATGGTAATCATCTCTGAGAACCGTGCGGATAATTTCGTTAATATCTTGAATCCAAGCGGGATCCTTGGCTTAGTAGGTGTGGGGGAAATCTCCACTTCCTTGTTACTTGAGGTACATCGCATCGGTCTGCCAATGGTATTGATTGATCATGAAGATCCATTAATCCCAAGTGATACTGTATTCGCAAACAATGTGGATTCGATGGCACGGCTTACCAATCATTTGATGGGGACGGGCCATACACAAATGCATTTTATCGGAAATATTAGATTTTCACGCAGCTTCCGGGACCGGTGGATTGGCTTTCGGAGTGCGCTCGAGGAAAGTGGGATAAGGCTTCCACTTGAAGATGATTCAAATCTCTTTTTGGAAGGGGTGGAGGAAGAAGTATTCCAAGAGGATTTTAAAAATTGGGTTGTGAAGCGAAAAAAAGCTAAAACACTCCCTACTGCTTTGGTCTGCGCCAATGATGAAACAGCACTCTCAGTCAGTGATATCCTGAAGGGAGAAGGGCTTAATATTCCAGGAGATATCTCGGTTACTGGCTTTGATAATATTGAGGATGCTTCAAGAGGCGTTCCGCCGCTTACGACTGTACATGTTCCTAAAGAAGCGATGGGCCGGGCGGCAGTGGAGCGGCTGCTCAGCCGTATCAATCACCCCTCTGCACCACTGGAGAAGATCCTAATCGCAGCAGACATAGTGCATCGTGATTCTGTGGATGTACCGCGAAACTAG
- a CDS encoding sugar ABC transporter permease, translating to MFKFSNLSYKNQRIAIIFLFSLVPIVLLLTFAYYPVINMFRYSFTSWNGLSKNMEYIGFENYKTIFTNPEYFSVFKVSLYYFFTTFIQMGLALYFATILSFSVRMKNTFKGILFFPTLLNGVAIGFIFLFFFKPDGTLDTILNLLGLSGLQQKWLLNPNLINFSLAGASLWRYMGMNFLIFLGAISSIGKDVYEASDIDGANRWHQFIHIIMPSIKRILQLNLILAISGAIGVFEIPYVMTGGSNGSSTFVIQTVDVAFKYSKVGLASAMAVVLLGIVLLVTILQRVLIKEEK from the coding sequence GTGTTCAAGTTTTCAAATTTGAGTTATAAAAATCAACGAATCGCGATTATATTCTTGTTCTCATTAGTACCGATCGTATTACTGCTCACTTTTGCTTATTATCCAGTTATTAATATGTTTCGGTATAGCTTCACAAGTTGGAATGGACTAAGCAAAAATATGGAGTATATCGGGTTTGAGAACTACAAGACCATTTTTACGAATCCTGAATATTTTTCTGTCTTTAAAGTCAGTTTGTATTATTTCTTTACCACTTTTATTCAGATGGGGCTTGCCTTATATTTCGCAACGATTCTAAGTTTTAGTGTTCGTATGAAAAATACATTCAAAGGGATTTTGTTCTTTCCAACCTTGCTAAACGGTGTGGCGATCGGCTTTATTTTCCTTTTCTTTTTCAAACCGGATGGAACACTGGATACGATTCTTAACCTACTCGGACTCAGTGGTTTACAGCAGAAATGGCTTCTCAATCCGAATTTGATAAACTTTTCGCTTGCCGGCGCATCACTTTGGAGATATATGGGAATGAACTTCCTGATCTTTCTTGGAGCTATTTCCTCTATCGGTAAGGATGTTTATGAGGCTTCTGATATTGACGGTGCAAATAGATGGCATCAATTTATTCATATTATTATGCCAAGTATCAAACGAATTCTGCAACTGAATCTGATCCTCGCTATTAGTGGTGCAATTGGTGTATTTGAAATTCCGTACGTCATGACAGGCGGCTCTAACGGAAGTAGCACATTTGTTATTCAGACGGTAGATGTGGCTTTCAAATACAGCAAGGTTGGATTAGCGTCAGCGATGGCCGTAGTATTGCTTGGAATTGTATTATTAGTTACCATTCTGCAGCGCGTTCTGATCAAGGAGGAGAAATAA
- a CDS encoding extracellular solute-binding protein, whose translation MKGLRLHWTMRTILLLFLLLLSSGCESNNIKQAESTPSPLGEETKSDLSGTIVMMTNRIDLIENGIFQGYVDQFKKRYPEANVEFEGLPNYATDILVRLSTKDAGDVLLLPINLPARELSYFFEPLDEETTAGERFPSFSSYEGKRYGVSTGTTTVGIVYNKRAFEKAGITSVPRALDEFYEACAKLKQAGIIPLYMNYGAVWPLREWGNTLVNYMAGNPEYLNNMVNEDSPWQLDNEWGKSISIARTLIAKGYVEDELFSNNWEISKTKLAKGQAGMYLLGNWTIEQVLDVGASPDDIGFFPFPYDNNDTHYAPINSDWFMGVSKYSKNKELAMAWLNFFVKETSYKDDWGFLPADGSLNSFIPQYLEFFSYKPKLLDATVQSDAFIDIANRAKLSFWSGDYIQELLAAPDLQKAFDELNAKWKEARAETKVNSQP comes from the coding sequence TTGAAGGGGTTGAGATTGCACTGGACTATGCGTACCATACTGCTGCTTTTCTTGTTACTGCTGAGCAGCGGTTGTGAGAGTAATAATATCAAGCAGGCGGAATCGACACCATCTCCATTAGGAGAAGAGACGAAGTCTGATTTATCAGGCACGATAGTCATGATGACCAATCGAATAGATTTGATTGAGAACGGAATCTTTCAAGGATACGTAGACCAATTTAAGAAAAGGTATCCTGAAGCAAATGTGGAATTTGAAGGTCTGCCCAATTACGCGACGGATATTCTAGTACGGCTATCCACCAAGGACGCTGGAGATGTACTTCTGCTTCCGATAAATCTTCCTGCTAGGGAACTGAGTTATTTTTTCGAACCTCTGGATGAAGAAACAACTGCTGGAGAGCGTTTCCCTTCTTTTTCTAGTTATGAAGGCAAACGATATGGGGTATCGACGGGAACAACTACGGTTGGGATCGTCTATAATAAAAGGGCCTTCGAAAAAGCAGGAATCACTTCTGTTCCTCGGGCACTAGATGAATTCTACGAGGCTTGTGCAAAGTTAAAACAGGCAGGAATTATCCCGCTGTATATGAATTATGGAGCGGTTTGGCCGCTGCGTGAATGGGGGAATACTCTAGTTAACTATATGGCTGGGAACCCTGAATATCTTAATAATATGGTAAATGAGGATAGTCCGTGGCAGCTTGATAATGAGTGGGGAAAATCTATATCCATAGCTCGAACCTTAATCGCTAAAGGTTATGTTGAAGATGAACTATTCTCGAACAATTGGGAGATATCGAAGACAAAACTTGCTAAAGGACAAGCAGGTATGTATTTACTCGGAAATTGGACGATTGAACAAGTTCTTGATGTAGGGGCTTCGCCAGACGATATCGGATTCTTCCCGTTTCCATATGATAATAACGACACTCACTATGCGCCAATCAATTCAGACTGGTTCATGGGTGTAAGTAAATATAGCAAAAATAAAGAGCTTGCCATGGCCTGGCTGAATTTTTTTGTAAAGGAGACTTCCTATAAAGATGATTGGGGATTCCTCCCTGCTGATGGCAGCTTGAACTCTTTTATACCGCAGTATCTAGAGTTTTTTTCTTATAAGCCCAAGCTGCTTGATGCCACAGTTCAAAGTGATGCATTCATTGATATTGCGAATCGTGCCAAGCTATCCTTTTGGTCCGGTGATTATATTCAGGAGCTACTTGCTGCGCCTGATTTACAGAAGGCTTTTGACGAATTAAATGCAAAATGGAAGGAAGCAAGGGCGGAAACAAAGGTGAATTCACAGCCTTAA
- a CDS encoding GNAT family protein → MTEVITLPRIEGEHIHLRGVEESDLESYYNFLLDEEMGRLTGSQGEISREQTAAWIRKISAPAEDRVDLMIIVKETDELIGEVVLNEIDPDNRSANIRIGIRSHEHRGRGYGTEAMTQMLRYGFETLKLHRIHLGVYPFNPRAVHVYEKLGFKRDGVERDALYADGEFHNLILMSMLEDEYRAIYATK, encoded by the coding sequence ATGACTGAAGTTATTACATTGCCAAGGATTGAAGGCGAACATATTCATCTGCGTGGTGTAGAAGAGTCTGATTTGGAGTCCTATTACAACTTTTTACTTGATGAGGAGATGGGACGTCTAACGGGGTCACAAGGAGAAATCTCTCGCGAGCAAACTGCGGCTTGGATTCGTAAGATTAGTGCTCCGGCTGAGGATCGTGTGGATCTTATGATTATTGTCAAGGAAACGGATGAGCTTATTGGAGAAGTGGTATTGAATGAAATAGATCCGGACAACCGTAGTGCAAACATTCGAATTGGGATTCGTAGTCATGAACATAGAGGTAGAGGCTACGGTACTGAAGCTATGACTCAAATGCTGCGATATGGCTTTGAAACCTTGAAGCTGCATCGGATCCATCTAGGTGTATATCCTTTTAATCCAAGAGCTGTACATGTCTATGAGAAGCTCGGTTTCAAGCGCGATGGTGTGGAGCGAGATGCTCTTTATGCTGATGGAGAATTTCATAACTTGATTTTGATGTCTATGCTGGAGGATGAATACCGGGCTATTTATGCAACGAAGTGA